In one window of Tenacibaculum mesophilum DNA:
- a CDS encoding Band 7 family protein, translating into MTNSLLQVIGVGVGLILFLIILYFAIIAMFYKKVPQGQALIRTGFGGTKVATDKGMYVIPVFHRVEIMDISVKKIQIERLGNDGLLCKDNMRADIKVAFFVRVNNEVEFIKKVAQTIGCDRASDISTLEDLFEAKFSEALKTVGKKFDFTELYEARREFRDEIVDIIGTDLNGYTLEDCAIDYLEQTSVSYLKADNILDAEGIKKITELTAAQNIKANLIKRDEEKTIRKQDVEAREAILELDKQLAEKEEQQKREIANVKAREEAEILKVNQEELLKSESARIATEEKVQVAEENKQRQVIVAAKNKLRTDVVETERVEKDRMLEATERERIVTLAQIEKEKVVEVEKKNIQDVIRDRVTLEKGVVEEQENMKDIQAFKTAEREKQVTITLAEAKAQEDLIKTIKEAEAQKEAAKQKAEEINIEAQAHKEASEKEADARKTLADAKAKEEATLGMSEAQVMHAKADASERFGTMEALIIEKKAKAEAVGIEAKAEALRKEGMAEAEIIREKALADAAGIEEKAAAMKKLDGVGKEHEEFKLRLEKDLKVDLAHINIQKDIADAQADVIGQALKSAKIDIVGGETMFFEQIMGQITKAKGLDKMIENSSNLQEVKDAILSSDDVKGNLMERVRDFAVKYGISSDDIKNLTIANLLMTLKERATSDDDQTLLGNLFSLAKGLDISNKKMS; encoded by the coding sequence ATGACAAACAGTTTATTACAGGTTATTGGAGTAGGTGTAGGTTTAATTCTATTCCTTATTATTCTATACTTTGCTATAATAGCAATGTTTTACAAAAAAGTACCGCAAGGGCAAGCATTGATACGTACAGGTTTCGGAGGAACTAAAGTAGCAACAGATAAAGGAATGTATGTAATACCTGTATTTCACAGAGTAGAAATTATGGATATTTCTGTAAAGAAAATCCAAATAGAACGTTTAGGTAATGATGGATTGCTTTGTAAGGATAACATGCGAGCAGATATTAAAGTTGCCTTTTTTGTAAGAGTAAACAATGAAGTAGAATTTATTAAAAAAGTAGCACAAACTATAGGTTGCGATAGAGCATCAGACATTTCAACTCTAGAAGATTTATTTGAAGCTAAGTTTTCTGAAGCTTTAAAAACGGTAGGGAAAAAATTTGACTTCACAGAGTTGTATGAAGCTCGTAGAGAGTTTAGAGATGAAATAGTTGATATAATAGGAACTGACTTAAATGGATACACGCTGGAAGACTGTGCAATTGATTACTTAGAGCAAACATCAGTATCTTATTTAAAAGCAGATAATATTTTAGATGCAGAAGGAATTAAAAAAATTACTGAATTAACAGCTGCACAAAATATTAAAGCAAACTTGATAAAAAGAGATGAAGAGAAAACTATTCGAAAGCAAGATGTAGAAGCTCGTGAAGCTATTTTAGAATTAGATAAACAATTAGCGGAAAAAGAAGAACAACAAAAAAGAGAAATAGCCAACGTTAAAGCAAGAGAAGAAGCTGAAATCTTAAAAGTTAATCAAGAAGAGCTATTAAAATCAGAATCAGCAAGAATAGCAACAGAGGAAAAAGTACAAGTAGCAGAAGAAAATAAACAACGACAAGTTATTGTAGCGGCTAAGAATAAATTACGTACAGATGTTGTTGAAACTGAAAGAGTAGAAAAAGATAGAATGTTAGAAGCTACTGAACGTGAGCGAATAGTTACATTGGCTCAGATTGAAAAAGAAAAGGTAGTTGAAGTAGAGAAGAAAAACATACAAGATGTTATTCGTGATCGTGTTACTTTAGAAAAAGGAGTTGTTGAAGAACAAGAGAATATGAAAGATATTCAGGCGTTTAAAACAGCAGAAAGAGAAAAGCAAGTTACCATTACGTTAGCTGAAGCAAAAGCTCAAGAAGATTTAATTAAAACAATTAAAGAAGCTGAGGCTCAAAAAGAAGCTGCAAAACAAAAAGCAGAAGAAATAAACATTGAAGCGCAGGCACATAAAGAAGCAAGTGAAAAAGAAGCTGATGCTCGTAAGACATTAGCAGATGCAAAAGCAAAAGAAGAAGCTACTTTAGGAATGTCAGAAGCTCAAGTAATGCATGCCAAAGCAGATGCTAGTGAACGATTTGGTACAATGGAGGCACTTATTATTGAGAAGAAAGCAAAAGCAGAGGCTGTAGGTATTGAAGCAAAAGCTGAAGCACTAAGAAAAGAAGGAATGGCTGAAGCGGAAATTATAAGAGAAAAAGCCTTAGCAGATGCAGCTGGAATTGAAGAAAAAGCAGCAGCAATGAAAAAATTAGATGGTGTAGGTAAAGAACACGAAGAGTTTAAACTGCGTCTAGAAAAAGATTTAAAAGTAGATTTAGCGCACATCAACATACAAAAAGATATTGCAGATGCACAAGCTGATGTTATTGGACAAGCATTAAAATCTGCTAAAATTGATATAGTAGGAGGAGAGACTATGTTCTTTGAGCAAATAATGGGACAAATTACTAAGGCTAAAGGACTAGATAAGATGATTGAAAATAGTAGTAATTTACAAGAGGTAAAGGATGCTATTTTAAGTAGTGATGATGTGAAAGGAAACTTAATGGAACGCGTTAGAGATTTTGCTGTAAAATACGGAATTTCTTCTGATGATATTAAAAACCTAACAATTGCTAACTTATTAATGACTCTTAAAGAAAGAGCAACATCTGATGACGATCAAACGCTTTTAGGAAACCTTTTTAGCTTAGCAAAAGGTTTAGATATATCTAATAAAAAAATGAGTTAG
- a CDS encoding SDR family oxidoreductase, with the protein MNLEIQHKNALVCGSTQGIGKAAAIQLAQEGVNVTLVARSEEKLKAVLTELPNNKQNHGYLVADFTNPVDLKEKLEAINLQFHILVNNTGGPAGGPVFNAKLEEFERAFTMHLKCNHVLVQAVVPFMKEEGYGRVINVISTSVKQPLDGLGVSNTIRGAVANWSKTLANELGQFGVTVNNVLPGATATERLTEIINNKAAKTGKSIEEVAEMMKNASPAKRFAKPEEVANAIVFLASERASFINGINVPVDGGRTKSL; encoded by the coding sequence ATGAATTTAGAGATACAACATAAAAATGCCTTAGTATGTGGTAGTACGCAAGGAATAGGAAAAGCAGCAGCAATACAATTAGCCCAAGAAGGAGTAAATGTAACCTTAGTGGCTCGTAGTGAAGAAAAGCTGAAAGCTGTGTTGACAGAATTACCAAACAATAAACAAAATCATGGGTATTTAGTTGCTGATTTCACCAATCCAGTAGATTTAAAAGAGAAATTAGAAGCGATTAACTTACAGTTTCATATTTTGGTGAATAATACAGGAGGACCTGCAGGAGGTCCAGTATTTAATGCCAAGTTAGAAGAGTTTGAACGTGCTTTTACCATGCATTTAAAATGCAATCATGTGTTGGTGCAAGCGGTAGTTCCTTTTATGAAAGAGGAAGGTTATGGTAGAGTAATTAATGTGATCTCTACATCAGTAAAACAACCGTTAGATGGTTTAGGAGTTTCAAATACCATACGTGGCGCAGTTGCCAATTGGAGTAAAACATTAGCGAATGAGTTAGGACAGTTCGGAGTTACTGTAAATAATGTATTACCTGGGGCAACAGCGACAGAACGTTTGACAGAAATTATCAATAATAAAGCCGCTAAAACAGGTAAATCGATAGAAGAGGTAGCAGAAATGATGAAAAATGCATCACCAGCAAAACGTTTTGCAAAACCTGAAGAAGTAGCTAATGCTATTGTATTTTTAGCAAGTGAAAGAGCAAGTTTTATCAACGGAATTAATGTTCCTGTTGATGGAGGAAGAACAAAATCTTTATAA
- a CDS encoding DUF1697 domain-containing protein translates to MNTIIILLRGINVSGKNKIPMQELKTLLEELGYNTIKTYIQSGNIVLKTREDSKEVEKNIHTKIKEKYDYDVLVLAKEVKEIKEILQNNPYSNLNEKQIYFTFLFNETTIKEVEVDAKEDEYTILKDVVYVNAAGGYGKTKLTNNFFERKLKVSATTRNFKTTNKLIELASS, encoded by the coding sequence ATGAACACAATAATTATTTTGTTAAGAGGGATTAATGTTTCAGGGAAAAATAAAATTCCGATGCAAGAATTAAAAACACTGTTAGAAGAACTGGGATATAATACTATAAAGACCTATATCCAAAGTGGCAATATTGTGTTAAAAACTAGAGAAGACTCAAAAGAGGTAGAAAAGAATATTCATACAAAAATTAAAGAAAAATATGATTATGATGTTCTTGTTCTAGCAAAAGAAGTAAAAGAAATAAAAGAGATTCTTCAAAACAACCCTTATAGTAATTTAAACGAAAAACAAATATATTTTACTTTCTTATTCAATGAAACTACAATAAAAGAGGTAGAAGTAGATGCGAAAGAAGATGAATACACCATCTTAAAAGATGTGGTTTATGTAAATGCAGCTGGAGGGTATGGGAAAACAAAATTGACGAATAATTTTTTTGAAAGAAAGTTAAAAGTTTCAGCAACTACTCGTAACTTTAAAACCACGAATAAATTAATAGAGTTAGCCAGTTCGTAA
- a CDS encoding DNA repair ATPase produces the protein MDNQQLDGGTYEIIQSRLQKQKKELLNRLQRLNDARKHVFGTIETKLIANDRINTENNCIARDIVSLGNTSIFGYNVHFGLRTDIKLSDVFSAYEFKDNRFQPKSLDFLHNETFITDFTNLYKYYRNTIFAKFAIIDNYLHMVFQLSESKTDVKTFKWLIKENELVYVDNRSEHEYRFPKQHEFNWQEVTRDMHRYGTYSHISILDKVFVETIGGDLTIKIEDNTDEGKGILEEPVEHVDQTLDDGQFRYADLGNLILLEIKPFQEEARYFIYNHKLQEVQKVNSVKDCAVLLPDDQGLIFPDGYYLQTGQYKLFENNAKDVKFQEKIVSPNGEDFLYVFYATIRGLYILMSYNIIEQEVKTPIVCNGFTILENGELCYFKTENEQTKHHVVQIWQTPYVKTDSIPSLHEDTLLYKIGNKDIVKAMAECHELITLLNKEDSYAGLYSDIAKKSNDINSSYYWINEPETEQLSVPVAEINDAANAAIDEFEKVTQLKQQAAKEGKIIQEKSNELLSKIKSTSFKTIEDFVDLLNQLRVLRGQVISLKDVRYIAIDILEEIENSIEEQNTIISKRCVEFLLNDQALKPYHKRVQERQDDLTSIKKVVEAKKLEKEVDQITTDLELLIEIVTNLEIEDTSQSTRIIDNISLIFATLNQLKAGIKNTIKTLGSKEAKADFSAQLKLIDQSIINYIDMATTPEKCDEFLTKIAIQLEEIEGKFADFEEFISLIIEKREEVHNAFDARKSTILEKRNKKIEALSAASERILKSIAKKAQSYPSVEDINGYFAADLMINKVRDIVNQLKDLESVGKAEAIETQLKVAKEDALRKLKDKQELYEDGENIIRLGKHKFGVNKQPLDLSIVYKDQTLHYHLTGTNFYQEVENEILLKSEKYWNQELVSENDLVYRSSYLAYKLFTSYSTDELLKLNEQGLLALVQNESGSLFAEGYVKGVHDVDAFKILYTLVHKHHELGLLTYASNTRAYAQYFWNSLPKESQDYYNFSIKAYGDVLRFFPESKEYDFLINKLQKEITTFSEETLLFSKELGKTIASYLFNQLKSTNSFVISAIALGIKEDFIKYLTKQDALHVFKSSLEKTTNYKAKIQLTKQWVSSFIAFIEGNENYTDEVISLLLFHHEPNAVLHANPEETIKELRGEHDTIIEGSFEFNYHSFIERLEVFSKEDVPNFLAYKEAKHLLVENLKETLKLNEFKPRVLSSFVRNKLIDEVYFPLIGDNLSKQLGTVGDNKRTDRMGMLLLISPPGYGKTTLMEYLANRLGLIFMKINGPAIGHEVTSVDPEAATNSASREELKKLNLAFEMGDNVMLYLDDIQHCNPEFLQKFISLSDGTRKIEGVYNGKPKTYDLRGKKFCVIMAGNPYTESGDKFQIPDMLANRADIYNLGDIIGDTDHLFKLSLIENSLTSNPILHQLSSKYFEDVYALINRVENNTEEGELKGNHTKQEIQDYISVLEKVITIRNTILKVNKAYIESAAKEDEYRTEPSFKLQGSYRDMNKLVAKVVPIMNDNELKRLVLSHYESESQTLTSSAEANLLKYKELIGDISENEANRWNDIKEIFVKNNKLKGLGNKNEMAQILNQMMSFSDNLEGIKEVLRKGLQG, from the coding sequence ATGGATAATCAACAACTTGATGGCGGAACTTATGAGATTATTCAGAGCCGTCTTCAAAAACAAAAAAAAGAGCTACTAAATAGGTTACAAAGATTAAATGATGCTAGAAAGCATGTGTTTGGTACAATTGAAACAAAGCTTATAGCAAATGATAGAATTAACACAGAAAACAACTGTATAGCTAGAGATATTGTATCTCTAGGAAACACTTCAATCTTTGGATATAATGTTCATTTTGGACTAAGAACAGATATTAAGTTATCGGATGTTTTCAGCGCTTATGAGTTTAAAGACAATCGTTTTCAGCCAAAATCATTAGATTTTCTTCATAATGAAACTTTCATAACTGACTTTACTAACCTATACAAGTATTATCGAAATACTATTTTTGCAAAATTTGCAATTATAGATAATTATCTTCACATGGTTTTCCAGTTAAGTGAGAGTAAAACCGATGTGAAAACTTTTAAGTGGTTAATAAAGGAAAATGAATTAGTATATGTTGATAATAGAAGTGAGCATGAATACAGGTTTCCAAAGCAACATGAATTTAATTGGCAAGAAGTAACCCGAGATATGCACCGTTATGGTACTTACTCTCATATTTCTATTTTAGATAAAGTTTTTGTCGAAACTATCGGAGGTGATTTAACTATTAAGATAGAAGATAACACTGATGAAGGAAAAGGAATTCTTGAAGAGCCAGTAGAACATGTTGATCAAACATTAGATGATGGTCAGTTTCGTTATGCCGATTTAGGAAACCTTATTTTATTAGAGATAAAACCATTTCAGGAAGAAGCTCGTTATTTTATTTATAATCATAAGTTACAAGAAGTTCAAAAAGTAAATAGTGTTAAAGACTGTGCTGTATTATTACCAGACGATCAAGGTCTTATTTTTCCTGATGGATATTATTTACAAACAGGGCAGTATAAACTTTTTGAAAATAACGCTAAAGACGTTAAGTTCCAAGAGAAAATAGTTTCTCCCAACGGAGAAGACTTTTTATATGTGTTTTATGCTACAATAAGAGGGCTATATATATTAATGTCTTATAACATTATTGAGCAAGAGGTAAAAACACCTATTGTTTGCAATGGTTTTACAATTTTAGAGAATGGAGAATTGTGTTACTTCAAAACTGAAAATGAGCAAACAAAACACCATGTTGTTCAAATTTGGCAAACACCTTATGTAAAAACAGACAGTATTCCATCATTACATGAAGATACCTTACTTTATAAGATTGGTAATAAAGATATTGTAAAAGCAATGGCAGAGTGCCATGAATTAATAACACTTTTAAATAAAGAAGATAGTTATGCTGGTTTATATAGTGATATAGCTAAGAAATCTAATGATATTAATAGTAGTTATTACTGGATAAATGAGCCCGAAACAGAACAGTTAAGTGTACCTGTTGCAGAAATTAACGATGCAGCAAATGCTGCTATTGATGAATTTGAAAAGGTAACTCAATTAAAGCAACAAGCAGCTAAAGAAGGCAAGATTATTCAAGAAAAATCTAATGAACTTTTAAGTAAGATCAAAAGTACTTCTTTTAAGACCATAGAAGATTTTGTTGACTTATTAAATCAACTACGAGTATTAAGAGGGCAGGTCATAAGCTTGAAAGATGTTCGTTATATAGCAATTGATATATTAGAAGAAATTGAAAACTCAATTGAAGAACAAAACACAATAATATCAAAAAGATGTGTAGAATTTTTGTTGAATGATCAAGCTCTAAAACCCTACCATAAACGCGTTCAAGAAAGGCAAGATGATTTAACATCTATAAAAAAGGTAGTAGAAGCTAAAAAACTTGAAAAAGAAGTAGATCAAATAACAACAGATTTAGAACTTTTAATTGAAATTGTAACAAATTTAGAAATAGAAGATACTTCTCAATCGACTAGAATTATTGATAATATCTCTTTAATCTTTGCTACATTAAATCAATTAAAAGCAGGAATTAAAAATACAATTAAAACTTTAGGAAGTAAAGAAGCTAAGGCAGATTTTTCTGCTCAATTAAAACTTATAGATCAAAGTATTATTAATTACATTGATATGGCTACTACGCCAGAAAAATGTGATGAGTTCCTCACAAAAATAGCAATTCAGTTAGAGGAAATTGAAGGTAAGTTTGCCGATTTTGAAGAATTTATTTCCTTAATTATAGAGAAGAGAGAAGAAGTTCATAATGCTTTTGATGCCCGAAAGAGTACAATACTCGAAAAAAGAAATAAGAAAATAGAAGCATTAAGCGCTGCTTCTGAAAGAATTTTAAAAAGTATAGCAAAAAAGGCACAAAGTTACCCCTCAGTTGAAGATATTAACGGATATTTTGCTGCTGATTTAATGATTAACAAAGTTAGAGATATTGTTAATCAATTAAAAGATTTAGAGTCAGTTGGTAAAGCTGAAGCTATAGAAACACAACTTAAAGTAGCTAAAGAAGATGCATTAAGAAAATTAAAAGATAAACAAGAGTTATATGAAGATGGTGAGAATATAATTCGCTTAGGAAAACACAAGTTTGGAGTTAATAAACAACCGTTGGATTTATCAATAGTTTACAAAGATCAAACGTTACATTATCATTTAACAGGAACCAATTTCTATCAAGAAGTTGAAAATGAAATTTTACTTAAATCTGAAAAATATTGGAATCAAGAACTAGTTTCTGAGAACGATTTAGTGTATAGATCTTCTTATCTGGCGTATAAATTATTTACTTCGTATTCAACAGATGAATTATTAAAGCTAAACGAACAAGGTTTATTAGCGTTAGTTCAAAATGAAAGTGGAAGCTTGTTTGCAGAAGGATATGTAAAAGGTGTGCACGATGTTGATGCGTTTAAAATATTATATACACTAGTCCATAAACATCACGAATTAGGTTTATTAACATACGCTTCAAACACTAGAGCATACGCTCAATATTTTTGGAACTCTTTACCTAAAGAGAGTCAAGATTACTATAATTTTTCAATAAAAGCATATGGAGATGTCTTACGATTCTTTCCTGAAAGTAAAGAGTACGATTTTTTAATAAATAAGTTACAAAAAGAAATAACTACTTTTTCAGAAGAAACTTTATTGTTTTCTAAAGAGTTAGGAAAAACAATAGCTAGTTATTTATTTAACCAATTAAAAAGTACTAATTCATTTGTAATTAGTGCTATTGCATTGGGAATAAAAGAAGACTTTATAAAGTACCTAACAAAACAAGATGCATTACATGTGTTTAAAAGCAGTCTTGAAAAGACTACAAATTATAAAGCAAAAATCCAATTGACTAAACAATGGGTAAGCTCATTTATAGCTTTTATTGAAGGAAATGAAAATTACACAGATGAAGTAATTTCTTTATTATTATTTCACCATGAGCCTAATGCTGTTTTACATGCAAACCCTGAAGAAACCATTAAAGAGTTAAGAGGAGAACACGATACTATTATTGAAGGAAGTTTTGAATTTAATTATCATAGTTTCATTGAAAGATTAGAGGTTTTTTCAAAAGAAGACGTACCTAATTTTTTAGCATACAAAGAGGCGAAACACCTATTGGTAGAAAATTTAAAAGAGACATTAAAGTTAAATGAATTTAAGCCAAGAGTATTATCTTCCTTTGTTCGAAATAAGCTAATAGATGAAGTTTACTTTCCCTTGATAGGAGATAACTTATCTAAGCAGTTAGGAACGGTTGGAGATAATAAACGTACAGACAGAATGGGGATGTTACTTTTAATATCACCCCCAGGTTATGGAAAAACTACTTTGATGGAGTACCTAGCCAATAGGTTAGGATTAATCTTTATGAAAATTAATGGACCTGCCATTGGTCATGAGGTAACCTCAGTCGACCCGGAAGCAGCAACAAATTCAGCTTCTAGAGAAGAACTCAAAAAGTTAAATTTAGCTTTTGAAATGGGAGATAACGTAATGTTGTATTTAGATGATATTCAGCATTGTAATCCTGAGTTTTTACAAAAATTCATTTCTCTTTCAGATGGAACAAGAAAAATAGAAGGAGTATATAACGGAAAGCCAAAAACATATGATTTAAGAGGAAAGAAGTTTTGTGTAATTATGGCTGGAAATCCATATACTGAAAGTGGAGATAAGTTTCAAATACCTGATATGTTGGCTAACCGAGCTGATATATATAACTTAGGAGATATTATAGGAGATACAGATCATTTATTTAAACTTAGTTTAATAGAAAACTCATTAACATCAAATCCTATACTACACCAGTTAAGTAGTAAATATTTTGAAGATGTTTATGCTTTGATAAATAGAGTTGAAAATAATACTGAAGAAGGGGAGTTGAAAGGAAATCATACAAAGCAAGAGATTCAAGATTATATTTCGGTATTAGAAAAAGTAATAACTATAAGGAATACCATCTTAAAAGTAAATAAAGCATATATTGAGTCGGCTGCAAAGGAAGATGAATATAGAACAGAACCCTCTTTTAAGTTACAAGGTTCATATCGAGACATGAATAAGTTAGTAGCTAAAGTAGTACCAATAATGAATGATAATGAGTTAAAAAGACTGGTATTGTCTCATTATGAAAGTGAATCTCAAACATTAACATCTTCTGCTGAAGCAAATTTATTGAAGTATAAAGAATTAATAGGAGATATATCAGAAAACGAAGCAAACCGATGGAATGATATAAAAGAAATTTTTGTTAAGAATAATAAGCTAAAAGGTTTGGGGAATAAAAATGAAATGGCTCAAATATTAAACCAAATGATGTCATTTTCAGATAATTTAGAAGGAATTAAAGAAGTTTTAAGAAAAGGATTGCAAGGATAA
- a CDS encoding 3-hydroxyanthranilate 3,4-dioxygenase, with protein MSKLVQPLNFKKWIDENRHLLKPPVGNKQVWDNGEYIVMVVGGPNNRKDYHYNETPEFFYQLEGDMVLKIIDDKGEMIDVEINEGDIYLLPGKVPHSPQRKANTVGLVIEYPRDEGMMDALEWYCENCGHQLYREEFALDNIETDMPIIFDKYYSDKEKCTCDKCGTVMEAPNKA; from the coding sequence ATGAGCAAGTTAGTACAACCTTTAAATTTTAAAAAGTGGATTGATGAAAATCGTCATTTATTAAAACCACCAGTTGGAAATAAACAAGTTTGGGATAATGGGGAGTATATCGTAATGGTTGTTGGAGGACCTAACAATCGTAAAGATTATCACTACAATGAAACTCCAGAATTTTTCTATCAGTTAGAAGGAGATATGGTACTGAAAATTATTGATGATAAGGGTGAAATGATTGATGTTGAAATTAATGAAGGAGATATTTATTTGTTACCAGGGAAGGTGCCACACTCACCACAACGTAAAGCGAATACAGTAGGTTTAGTTATTGAATATCCACGTGATGAAGGAATGATGGATGCCTTGGAATGGTATTGTGAAAATTGTGGACATCAATTATACCGAGAAGAATTTGCTTTAGATAATATTGAAACTGATATGCCAATAATTTTTGATAAGTACTATTCTGACAAAGAGAAATGTACTTGTGATAAATGTGGTACTGTGATGGAAGCACCAAACAAAGCATAA
- a CDS encoding DUF6500 family protein: MNKEIKEKIIAVCEEKIAKKGENVGLSFYAFFKNKNDNPKILMEVATWWIQTHQLDHFEKAVKIKQMIQNNE; the protein is encoded by the coding sequence ATGAATAAAGAAATAAAGGAAAAAATAATTGCTGTATGTGAAGAGAAGATTGCTAAAAAAGGAGAAAATGTAGGGCTTTCGTTTTATGCATTTTTCAAAAATAAAAATGACAATCCGAAAATATTAATGGAAGTGGCTACTTGGTGGATTCAAACGCATCAATTAGATCATTTTGAGAAAGCAGTTAAGATTAAACAAATGATTCAGAATAACGAATAG
- a CDS encoding aldehyde dehydrogenase → MTIKNYINGEFVIPVANNYIDNYNPSIGEVYGQIPNSTKEDVALAYKAAKKAFPSWSNTTLNERRDILSKIAQLIQQRLPELAKAEAKDNGKPLSLATAIDIPRASSNFQYFADAITQFSSEAHESVGLGAMNFTLRQPIGVVACISPWNLPLYLFTWKIAPAIAAGNCVVAKPSEVTPMTAYLLGEICNEAGLPKGVLNIVHGLGTTTGQAIIEHPDIRAISFTGGTATGAHIARTAAPMFKKLSLELGGKNPNIIFADCDYENMLVTTVRSSFANQGQVCLCGSRIFVEESIYEQFKKDFVQKVSQLKIGNPFDQDTNIGALVSKPHLEKVKSYIDIAEQEGGKILYGGDRVTVKNCENGYYLQPTIIEVSSNKCRLNQEEIFGPVVTLMSFKTEEEALQLANDVVYGLSSTLWTNNLTRTMRMSKELHTGIVWVNTWLLRDLRTPFGGQKASGVGREGGFEALRFFTEPKNVCIKYE, encoded by the coding sequence ATGACTATTAAAAATTATATAAACGGAGAATTCGTTATACCGGTAGCAAATAATTATATTGATAATTATAATCCATCTATTGGAGAAGTGTATGGTCAAATTCCTAATTCTACTAAAGAAGATGTAGCGTTAGCATATAAAGCAGCTAAGAAAGCTTTTCCGTCTTGGTCAAACACTACCTTAAACGAACGTAGGGATATTCTTTCTAAAATAGCACAGTTAATTCAGCAAAGGTTACCTGAATTGGCAAAAGCTGAGGCTAAGGATAATGGAAAGCCTTTAAGTTTAGCTACAGCGATTGATATTCCGAGAGCTTCATCTAATTTTCAATATTTTGCAGATGCAATTACACAATTTTCATCCGAAGCTCACGAAAGTGTAGGTTTAGGAGCGATGAACTTTACGTTACGTCAACCTATTGGCGTAGTGGCATGTATTTCTCCATGGAATTTACCATTGTATTTATTCACATGGAAGATTGCTCCGGCCATAGCAGCAGGAAATTGTGTCGTAGCAAAACCGAGTGAAGTTACACCAATGACAGCCTATTTACTAGGAGAAATTTGTAATGAAGCAGGTTTACCTAAAGGGGTGTTGAATATAGTTCACGGATTAGGAACCACCACAGGACAAGCCATTATTGAACATCCAGATATCAGGGCGATTTCATTTACAGGAGGAACCGCCACAGGAGCACATATCGCTCGTACAGCAGCACCAATGTTTAAGAAATTATCGTTAGAACTAGGAGGTAAAAATCCGAACATCATTTTCGCAGATTGCGATTATGAGAATATGTTAGTGACTACAGTTCGCTCTTCATTTGCAAATCAAGGTCAGGTTTGTTTGTGCGGAAGTAGAATTTTTGTAGAGGAAAGTATTTACGAGCAATTCAAAAAAGATTTTGTTCAAAAAGTATCGCAATTAAAAATAGGAAATCCTTTTGATCAAGATACAAATATTGGAGCCTTGGTATCGAAACCACATTTAGAAAAGGTAAAATCATACATAGATATTGCGGAACAAGAAGGAGGGAAGATTTTATACGGAGGTGACAGAGTCACTGTTAAGAATTGTGAGAACGGTTACTATTTACAACCGACGATTATTGAAGTTTCAAGTAATAAGTGTAGGTTAAATCAAGAAGAGATTTTTGGGCCTGTAGTTACTTTAATGTCTTTTAAAACAGAAGAAGAAGCTTTACAGTTAGCTAATGACGTGGTGTATGGATTGTCATCAACACTATGGACAAACAATTTGACAAGAACCATGCGTATGTCTAAAGAATTACATACAGGAATTGTTTGGGTGAATACTTGGTTATTACGTGATTTAAGAACACCTTTTGGAGGTCAAAAAGCGAGTGGAGTAGGGCGTGAAGGAGGTTTTGAAGCATTACGCTTTTTTACAGAACCCAAAAATGTATGTATAAAATATGAATAA
- a CDS encoding RidA family protein, whose translation MDSKVIKGKAIPRGKFPHVKQVGDFIYVSGTSSRRPDNSFEGVAVDKFGTTNLDIKKQTRAVIENIRDILQEVGADLSDIVDVTSFLVNMNDFGGYNEVYAEYFDYNGPTRTTVAVHQLPHPHLLIEIKVVAYKKQE comes from the coding sequence ATGGATAGTAAAGTAATCAAAGGAAAAGCAATACCAAGAGGAAAGTTTCCGCATGTAAAACAAGTAGGAGATTTTATTTATGTATCTGGAACCAGTTCACGTAGACCTGATAATTCTTTTGAAGGTGTTGCCGTAGATAAATTTGGAACGACCAACTTAGATATTAAAAAGCAAACCCGAGCGGTAATAGAAAACATTCGTGATATTTTACAAGAAGTAGGAGCAGACTTATCAGATATTGTAGATGTAACTTCATTTTTGGTGAATATGAATGATTTTGGAGGCTATAATGAAGTATATGCTGAATATTTTGATTATAACGGACCAACGAGAACTACCGTTGCTGTACATCAATTACCACATCCTCATTTATTGATTGAAATTAAAGTGGTAGCGTACAAAAAGCAAGAATAA